Proteins encoded within one genomic window of Bradyrhizobium sp. AZCC 1719:
- the coaE gene encoding dephospho-CoA kinase (Dephospho-CoA kinase (CoaE) performs the final step in coenzyme A biosynthesis.) has translation MRILGLTGSIGMGKSTTSKLFTEAGVPVYDADAAVHKIYEGEAAPAIEAAFPGTTVDGKVDRAKLSAKVVHDPAAIKQLEQIVHPMLGASRQKFLDEAERSGAPVVVMDIPLLFETGGEKRVDAVVVVTTDPKTQRERILARGTMTSEALDAILARQLPDAEKRKRADFVVDTSHGLDPVRARIRDILAEVVKMPLRRT, from the coding sequence ATGCGGATCCTGGGACTCACCGGCTCGATCGGGATGGGGAAATCCACCACCTCAAAACTGTTTACCGAGGCGGGCGTGCCGGTTTACGACGCCGACGCAGCCGTTCACAAAATCTACGAAGGCGAGGCGGCGCCCGCGATCGAAGCCGCGTTTCCCGGCACGACGGTGGACGGCAAGGTCGATCGCGCCAAATTGTCCGCCAAGGTGGTGCATGACCCTGCTGCCATCAAGCAGCTCGAGCAGATCGTTCACCCAATGCTCGGCGCGTCCCGCCAGAAATTCCTCGATGAGGCCGAGCGGTCCGGCGCGCCGGTTGTCGTGATGGACATCCCGCTATTGTTCGAAACCGGCGGCGAGAAACGCGTCGATGCGGTGGTCGTGGTCACGACCGATCCGAAAACCCAGCGCGAGCGAATTTTGGCGCGCGGCACCATGACGTCAGAGGCCCTCGACGCCATTCTGGCGCGGCAGTTGCCCGACGCCGAAAAGCGCAAGCGCGCAGATTTCGTGGTGGATACCTCGCATGGGCTGGACCCGGTGCGCGCGCGGATCCGCGACATTCTGGCCGAGGTTGTTAAGATGCCGCTGCGGCGGACCTGA
- the secB gene encoding protein-export chaperone SecB, with product MTNGNGAPPEQAPPQLNVLAQYTKDLSFENPNAPSSLAPQQQQPAINIQINVSANNLAQNEFEVTLSIEGKAENASKVMFSFELAYAGVFRILNVPQEQLHPLVMIECPRLLFPFAREIIATAVRDGGFPPLMLDPVDFVGLYRQNMERQAAAQAASGAKPS from the coding sequence ATGACCAACGGCAACGGCGCGCCTCCCGAACAGGCCCCTCCCCAGCTCAACGTGCTGGCCCAGTACACCAAGGACCTGTCGTTCGAGAATCCGAACGCACCCTCCTCGCTGGCGCCGCAGCAGCAGCAGCCCGCGATCAACATCCAGATCAATGTTTCGGCGAACAATCTCGCGCAAAACGAGTTCGAAGTGACGCTCTCGATCGAGGGCAAGGCTGAAAATGCCAGCAAAGTGATGTTCAGCTTCGAACTCGCCTATGCGGGCGTGTTCCGCATCCTCAACGTGCCGCAGGAGCAGCTTCATCCGCTGGTCATGATCGAATGCCCGCGGCTGTTGTTCCCGTTCGCGCGCGAGATCATCGCGACCGCGGTGCGCGACGGTGGCTTCCCGCCCTTGATGCTCGATCCCGTCGATTTTGTCGGCCTGTACCGCCAGAACATGGAACGGCAGGCTGCAGCACAGGCCGCCTCGGGCGCGAAGCCGAGCTAA
- a CDS encoding Tim44/TimA family putative adaptor protein, producing MDIYTIIFLALAVFIFLRLRSVLGQRTGSERPPYDRAAPNVVQRTQDNNVVPMPGTVIDQTPLAPNADIAPADRWKGIAEPGTPLAAGLDAITAQDSSFDPRHFLSGARSAYEMIVLAFANGDRRALKDLLSSEVYESFEAVIKDREKHEQKTETRFVSIDKAELVNAEARDRAAQLTVRFVSQMISVTRDKTGAIVDGNPDKVADITDVWTFARDTSSRDPNWKLVGTGSAG from the coding sequence GTGGATATTTATACCATCATCTTCCTGGCGTTGGCGGTCTTTATCTTCCTGCGCCTGCGCAGCGTCCTCGGACAGCGCACCGGGAGCGAACGTCCGCCCTATGATCGCGCCGCTCCCAACGTCGTGCAGCGTACGCAGGACAACAACGTCGTTCCCATGCCGGGTACCGTCATCGATCAGACGCCGCTGGCGCCGAATGCCGATATTGCGCCGGCCGATCGCTGGAAAGGCATTGCCGAGCCGGGCACGCCGCTTGCCGCGGGCCTCGACGCCATCACCGCCCAGGACTCCTCATTCGATCCGCGGCACTTTCTCTCCGGCGCCCGCAGCGCCTACGAGATGATCGTGCTGGCCTTCGCCAATGGCGACCGCCGGGCGCTGAAGGATCTCTTGTCGAGCGAAGTCTATGAGAGCTTCGAGGCCGTGATCAAGGATCGCGAGAAGCACGAGCAGAAAACCGAAACGCGGTTTGTTTCGATCGACAAGGCCGAGCTGGTAAATGCGGAAGCCCGCGACCGCGCGGCGCAACTGACGGTTCGCTTCGTGTCGCAGATGATTTCGGTCACACGCGACAAGACCGGCGCCATTGTCGATGGCAACCCCGATAAGGTCGCCGATATCACCGATGTCTGGACTTTCGCCCGCGACACGAGCTCTCGCGATCCGAACTGGAAGCTGGTTGGCACCGGAAGCGCGGGCTAA